In Microbulbifer sp. THAF38, the sequence TAGGTCAGGGTGGTGTAGGGCTTATCGTCCTTGGCCAGGGAAACGGCCTCATTCGGCGCGCCGCTGTCATCGTTGCCGATCACCTTGCCCAGGATAGGGTTACCCCTGGTTGGATAGCCCGCCATATTCATTACGTGACTGTGGTCAGCAGTCACCAGGATCAGAGTTTCTTCCAGGTTCACTTTCTGTAGCGCTGCCTTGACCGCATCAGATAACTCGATCGCTTCATTCAGCGCGTTATAGGCGTTACCGGAATGGTGAGCGTGATCGACTCGGCCGGATTCCACCATCAGGAAGAAGCCGTCTTCATCTTTTTGCAGCATATCGATAGCGGTAGTGGTCATCTCGACGATGCTGGGCTCTTCGCTGTTCTTGGCGACGCGGTCGGCATCGTAGCTCATGTGATCTTCGGTAAAGAGACCCAACAGCTTATCTGTTTTAGCGATATCCACTGCCGACAATTCGAAACCATTTTCGACGTAGACCGCATTCTGCTCACCGTCATAGCGCAGCAGCCATTCACCCGTTAGATTGCGCTCGTCTTCGCGCAGGCCACCCTCGGCCACCGGTGTAAAGTAGTTGCGCCCACCACCGAGCATGACTTCCATGCCATCGCCGATATTCATTTCCACCATTTGTGTGGCGATATCGGTACAGCCCTCATCGGCCGCGTGTTCCCACTTGCGGCTGGCGCTGTGGGCATAAGTCGCTGCCGGAGTCGCGTGGGTCAGGCGTGCAGTAGAGACAATGCCGGTAGCCTTGCCGCGGCTTTCCATCATTTCTAGGAAGCTGTTCAAACCCAGCTCCTTACTCGCAGCACAGTCAGCCACCAGGCCCTTGCCATCCACATTGATCATGCCGGCGCGAGTTTTTACACCCGTCATCATCGCAGTCATGGTGCCGGCAGAGTCTGGGGTCTGCTGGTTAGTGTTGTAGGTTTTGATCAGGGCACTGTGAGGAAACTCCTCAAAAGTAAGGCTGTTCTCTTCACCGGGTTCACCGCGGCGCTGGCCCTCGAAGATACGGGCTGCGGTCAGGGTGGAAATCCCCATGCCATCGCCAACAAACAGGAT encodes:
- a CDS encoding alkaline phosphatase, with the translated sequence MAKKLARALSAFCLIPLASAVSAASLPDYQTNSDWFTEASDRLEERTSLSREAKTAKNVILFVGDGMGISTLTAARIFEGQRRGEPGEENSLTFEEFPHSALIKTYNTNQQTPDSAGTMTAMMTGVKTRAGMINVDGKGLVADCAASKELGLNSFLEMMESRGKATGIVSTARLTHATPAATYAHSASRKWEHAADEGCTDIATQMVEMNIGDGMEVMLGGGRNYFTPVAEGGLREDERNLTGEWLLRYDGEQNAVYVENGFELSAVDIAKTDKLLGLFTEDHMSYDADRVAKNSEEPSIVEMTTTAIDMLQKDEDGFFLMVESGRVDHAHHSGNAYNALNEAIELSDAVKAALQKVNLEETLILVTADHSHVMNMAGYPTRGNPILGKVIGNDDSGAPNEAVSLAKDDKPYTTLTYTNGRGFADLGTETDADKRDDYDIAAGRHDLTHVDTEMPGFHQESLVALGGESHGGEDISLHAIGAGAEKVQGHLEQNAVFHIMTAATDLSLSEE